The nucleotide sequence CCCAACGGAAATAACCGCCGGGTCAAGCTCCCACCCGTGAACCACACCTTGTGGGTACAGCTCTAATATCAATTTAGCAGCTGACCCGGCTCCGAACCCGAGAATTCCCAAAGGTCCGGGGGGTAAAATGGGTGGGAGTGTAGCGAAAACGTCGAAGTATGTTCCGGTGAGTAGTTTTAGAAGAAATGAGATGCTGTGAATGTTGCCAGGGGTGTCTAGTAACAGGAGCCTTGAACCGGCGAATGGGTGGTCCGATTTACGGGAGACTTCGAGGACTCTGATGAAGTTGTGTCGTGATTTGAATCGGGCTAGGGTTTTGACGTAGTCGGTTGGGATTCCGTCGTCGTGTGTTTTGGTGGTTTGGGATGTTGATATGTTGGGTTTTTTGCATTTGATTGTTAAGCGTTTGTGGGGATTTGATTTTGGTGAGAATGGGATTGAGAGTTGTTGGATTTGGAGGGAAATGAGAGTTGCTGCCATTGTTGTATCTCCTACTACCTCCGGTTTACTCGTCCCCAAGATGTAGTCAAAGAGATAAAAGCTACAAACGAACTCAGCAAACACTTCATGAATCATTCGAGACGGTTGTTAGGCTCATGAATATTTAGTAACGTGTCAATACCTAAACTTAaagttatgtttgtttgtttattgagacactattttattatgtttctCAAGATTATGTTAAGTAATCAAGTATGTTTCGATAATTATCTATTCTTATGTTCCCATTAAAGTCAATGGGAACAAGAAGAAATATGAACCCTTAGATCAAACTAAGATTAAATCCTGACCCTTATAATTCAATAAAAACTTCTAGAACGGGAGGTTATTTGACAGTTTCTGAAATCTCTTTTGACTTTACATATCGCGAAGAACGGAGGCCACGATCAATATCCAGTTACCTTGCAGTTTATCTTCCAGGGATTCAGTTTGCGTTGGTTTTAGATGATAAAGCGCTCCCATGTTGTCCACCTCCCACAATTTCGCTGCAGTTGAAGACGGTTTTTGGGTTTGTACAAGAATGCAGTTGTTAAATAGTGGGTATCAAACTAGGTATCAAACCTTTTCTTGAGTTCTTCTTCCTCTCTTCTCCCAGACTCCACCATAAATATGATTCAGTGGTTTAAATCGGTAATTTGTATGCTTCTGAAGAACAATAGAAGAATGGGTATAAAGCGATGCCGAAGTTTCATACCGTCATCATTATCCCCAATTAACCATCCGCTATATCATCGAATGAATCCTCTGTTTGATTCCTCTTTCAAAATTTTGCCATATTTTAATTGCAGGAAAATATAATGTTTCTCAGAAAAGATGCCTGGAATCCGTCGCCGGAATGATACCTCCAACACCCGTCTCTCGCCATTTTCAGTTTCAACCAGAGGTACTGTTAGTTTCTTATTTTTGGGAATTTCGCATTAGAACTTGGGGTTCACAATTTTTCACATACATATATCATTAGAATATGTAATTGTATTAATTTTTCATTCACTGCCTGATATGGTTTTGTTTCGTTATGATTTCTCATATTTTCCATTAATTGAAGGCTAATTTCAATTTGTTTTGGCTAGATGTAAATTACGGTATCTTATCTCTTCTATGGGTTTTCTGACCGTTCAGTTTAAAATTCCAAATGTTGCTACTTTGTTACAGATTTCAATCCTCCATCAGAACATCCATGGATTCGTAGTCGCCTTTTGGTTATCTCGTCTTCGGTATGCATTCTTTATTTTTCTCTATTTTCGATATATGAGTTACTAGCATATCGTTgccaaatttttgtttttttttcaaaattccctAATTATTGATTTGTTCTTTACAAGAACAACTAATACGAATTTGTGAGTGAAATCTGCTTATTAGGTGCATTCATAACTGATATTGGTGATAATTTTGCAGATCCCATTGTCGTTTGACTTATTCATTTTTTTTCCAACTACCTTTGTCAGATCATCCAAATATGAAGGTTATTTGATTTTCATTTACAAAAAGGATGGTCGAGAAGAAGTAGTTGTTGCAAGACTGTTCGCGTATGTGAAGAGCAGTGTAGAATACAACAATAGTGGTGCTTTTGCCCATTGCTTATTACACGTATCTTCACAAGTATAAACTCAGGTATTGCGTTGTTGAATATGCATCATTTTGTTTACAAAACATAATTTATGCTAATTTGCATTTTCTTTATATGTAGGCTGTTTGATTTCGACGGTGGTGGTAACCTAAGGATGAATTAATGGTTTGATCTTCGCACAAGTTCTTTTGTTAGTTGTTCAGACCAACGGTACTCTCAAGCGGGCAGATCATTTCATTTGGGTTGTTCCAATATGCAGTGCAGTTACCTGTATATTTTTATCCCCACTTGGGTTTTTTAGTGGGTGTTTAGCGTTTTGAAGGTGATCGTTGTATAAGTTCTTTTCATATCACAATTACTTTCGAAACAAAATGCGAAACATCCTCTAACCAAGTTGTGTGATCTGATGAAAACTACAGAAAGTGGCAAGATTGTTGGGAGTGTTACAAGATTTCCGGCTGTTAGTGTAGCTCATAAGTCATGGCTTTAAATGTCTCAACTGTTGTTACATGAAGGTTGTGATATCACTCATTTGGAAGGGTTTTAAAGGAAACTACATGTGAGCAGGATCTGATGGGTGGCAATGCAGAACTCAAAGATCTGCAGGTAACTTATGACTACGAGAATCTATAATCCTAAAACTAATCAAGTGTGTTGTGTTCCTTTAAATGATGAAGTTTCTTGAATGTTTGCTTGTGATAACAGGGTGAGGTATCGTGGTGTCTCGTGGCTAGAATGTCTGTTAATTTTAGGTATTCTATTACTAAATCGTAGATCCGGTGGTTAAGTGTCGTGGATAGTGGATATGAGTCAAGAGTTATCTTATCATACGCATTCTTTCGGTAACCTTAATCATTTTTATCGTTTATATTAAGTTTCTTCTCCAATCCATGGGTTATTCAAGTGAGATGCTGATGAATTTAGACATTTGCAGGCTTTGGTTCGAGTTCGATCCCAGGTTCAAACTCGTGCTTGCCGCCGTCGGGTCCAGATTACCGAGTCACCCCAGTCGACCACAAAGGTTGTTTCTTTTATTCGAGTTCGATCCTAGGTTGTGCTCGGGTTGATGTGTTTAATTAAAAGGTTCAACCTGTTAACACGTTTTAAATAAATATACCCCACTTACCCTATTCAACACATTTTTCACAACACACCAACATGATTAACACGTTTTAAACTTGATTACTACCCGACAACCTGttttagacattgaggataaatgGTTAAACGGGTCGTGTCCAGGTTacatatatttttagggtgtatgtgttaagttttttttttttttttgatacaGATAAAAATATAGGCCGTGTCCGAGTTACAATTTATAAGTGTGGATGGGTTAAGGCTGTTTTTGAAACGGATAAAAATATGGTTAGTGCTCCGGTCAAGATGTATAAGCATGTATGGGTTAAAGTTGGTGTTTTAGACACGGAGAAAAATATGGGTCATGTTCGGGTTACACAATTCATAAGTGTGAACCGTTGTACGGGTTTATAGCTCGTATTTTTTACATGGATAAAAATACGGGTCGAATTCGGGTTGGACAATCTAACCCGTCAACCCAACATGATTAGCAACCAAAGGTTTCATATCTGACGTAAACTGCTACTCGCGGGGGCCCTGCCTCCAACTCCCGAAAAGTTTGAGCACGTCCATCAATCATGGATGATAAAACATAACCAACTATCGATGCTAAAGGTGGGTGTTATTtgttcttatatttattttttactatGTTTCCTGCTGGGTTCtttccatttattattcaaaTTTATCCAAACTGTTTACTGTGGTTCTGTAAAGAGGCAAACAAAGTAGGCCGGGTTGGTTAGGCTGGTCAAACCGTAGCCATAACAGTTCGGTTTGGTCGGTTtgtactattttttttttcaatcatcATGATTGTATTAAGtttttaaaaatgataaaataacaTTCATGAACTTTAGAAATATTCATAGTTGAATGTTGTAGAAAGAAAATAAAGATGAATGGTTGGTTCTCAGTTGTAAATTGTGAATTGAAACATTAAGCATGGTTTGAAAAACTGTGAACTGAACCATATAAACATCAAACTGACCGCTAATTTATTATGCAGAAAAACTGTTCTAGGTTGTACGACGATCACACCGAAAAATCCTTGAAATGGACACAACGAAATCCCACATAAGACGACAGAACATGTTCCAATCGGACCATATCAGttacagtcaaagtcaaagtttgacCACTTCTTGAGGGTCAACGCTCCACCCAAAGGGCCCGAGCCCAGGTGGCTCATGCGAAGTAAGCTCTCTAACTGGCCCTTTAAAGTGGTTTCCTCATGACATTGCGAAATAAGTTTCTTTAAGCATTATCCAAAATAGCCCTCCTTTTTACGCGTATACTTCTAAGAACGGGTTGATGAGAGTGGCCCGTTTACCCCAGCTAAGAGTGATAGTTCAAGAAGCTGTCTTAGTGGCTACTCGGACCAGCCTAACTACATTGCGTACACGGGGTCTTCACAGGCTAAAGGCAGGTCTGTAAGTGCA is from Helianthus annuus cultivar XRQ/B chromosome 9, HanXRQr2.0-SUNRISE, whole genome shotgun sequence and encodes:
- the LOC110891140 gene encoding uncharacterized protein LOC110891140, whose protein sequence is MIHEVFAEFVCSFYLFDYILGTSKPEVVGDTTMAATLISLQIQQLSIPFSPKSNPHKRLTIKCKKPNISTSQTTKTHDDGIPTDYVKTLARFKSRHNFIRVLEVSRKSDHPFAGSRLLLLDTPGNIHSISFLLKLLTGTYFDVFATLPPILPPGPLGILGFGAGSAAKLILELYPQGVVHGWELDPAVISVGREFFGLEKLERQYPDRLFVYVGNALTAKVDSGFAGLLVDLFSKGCLIPELQDPDTWVKMKKKLREGGRIMVNVGGSCVEAEDSRRDGKVVMEETLKAMETVFPGQVCVLNLGRKDDSSIALTGKLPDSELWKKSLPKSLRFYVDMWKPFRV